Proteins co-encoded in one Xyrauchen texanus isolate HMW12.3.18 chromosome 19, RBS_HiC_50CHRs, whole genome shotgun sequence genomic window:
- the LOC127659438 gene encoding E3 ubiquitin-protein ligase XIAP-like isoform X1 — MLKTTQNTLVTALWWRASTTHIFLILFLIINQCSVGVSAPHVILALLFFAHYFYCIFLDRHFVAAVMAQSSDAVSWSVMKLRLISFQHFPRSQEVSAERLARAGFYYTGEADRVRCFSCNATVEDWKSGDAPLQRHQLASPACSFLSCAHGLNVLNDLSSDCAYNEEAESREFLLRTGEVVDETIYPNVPHMRSEEARLRTFSNWPANSPVQPCDLAEAGLYYLERDDIVQCFCCGGMLSGWERGDDAWGEHAKYYRNCSFILGHDVGNVPLSTPRPRVNGDRASLETFEGRLNSFSSRKHHIDHNRLARAGFYSTGDRDKVICFKCGGGVKDWMPDEDPWEEHARHYPGCSFLLEEKGKEYVSHVQLRYPIGQHSRSSQNGFSSQEGAKQSEIAQKAVEMGFDPIEVEKTILQKIRQNSEGYTSIEALIEDLSGQENDSDVPKKPEDPMKKLEKLQREKLCKVCMDSDIGIVFIPCGHLVTCQKCSDSLDKCPICFATITQKIKTYNA, encoded by the exons atgctaaagactactcagaacACCTTGGTAACAGCATTATGGTGGcgagcaagcaccactcacattttcttaatactttttttaatcattaatcaATGCTCTGTTGGTGTTTCAGCGCCACATGTTATTTTGGCTCTGCTGTTTTTTgctcattatttttattgtatttttttggacAGACACTTTGTTGCTGCAGTTATGGCACAATCTAGTGATGCAGTCAGCTGGTCAGTAATGAAATTGCGGCTAATTTCCTTCCAGCACTTCCCTCGTTCTCAAGAAGTTTCTGCAGAGCGACTGGCCCGGGCAGGGTTTTATTACACAGGAGAAGCAGACAGAGTGCGCTGTTTTAGTTGCAATGCTACAGTGGAGGACTGGAAAAGTGGGGATGCCCCATTGCAGAGGCATCAGCTAGCATCTCCTGCCTGCTCATTCCTCAGTTGTGCTCACGGCTTGAATGTTCTGAATGACTTGTCCAGTGACTGTGCTTATAACGAAGAGGCAGAATCCAGGGAGTTCCTCCTCCGCACGGGAGAGGTGGTGGACGAGACCATATATCCCAATGTGCCACAcatgaggagtgaggaagctcGGCTGAGAACTTTCAGTAACTGGCCCGCAAACtctccagtccagccctgcgatCTGGCCGAAGCAGGGCTGTATTACCTTGAGAGGGATGACATTGTGCAGTGTTTCTGTTGTGGGGGGATGCTTTCAGGATGGGAGAGGGGCGATGATGCCTGGGGTGAACATGCAAAGTACTACCGAAATTGCTCCTTTATCTTAGGCCATGATGTGGGCAACGTGCCACTGTCAACACCCAGACCCAGGGTGAATGGTGACAGGGCCTCTCTTGAGACTTTTGAGGGGCGCCTTAATAGTTTCAGTAGCAGAAAACACCACATAGACCACAACAGACTGGCCCGAGCTGGCTTCTACAGTACAG GAGACAGAGACAAAGTGATCTGCTTTAAGTGTGGAGGAGGAGTGAAGGACTGGATGCCTGATGAGGATCCTTGGGAGGAGCATGCCAGGCACTATCCagg CTGCAGTTTCCTTTTGGAAGAAAAAGGAAAAGAATATGTCAGCCATGTGCAACTGAGATATCCTATAGGACAGCATTCA AGGTCAAGTCAGAATGGCTTTTCAAGTCAAGAGGGAG CCAAGCAGTCAGAGATTGCACAAAAGGCTGTTGAAATGGGTTTTGACCCAATCGAAGTGGAGAAAACCATTCTGCAGAAGATACGTCAGAACAGTGAAGGTTATACCTCAATAGAAGCACTTATTGAAGACCTCAgtggacaggagaatgattctgATGTACCTAAAAAACCag AGGACCCTATGAAGAAACTTGAGAAACTCCAGAGGGAGAAGCTCTGTAAAGTCTGCATGGACAGTGACATTGGCATCGTCTTCATTCCCTGTGGACACTTGGTTACTTGTCAAAAGTGCTCTGATTCTCTAGACAAGTGTCCCATCTGCTTTGCCACCATCACACAGAAGATAAAGACCTACAATGcctaa
- the LOC127659438 gene encoding E3 ubiquitin-protein ligase XIAP-like isoform X2 — translation MTEFPLPHFVAAVMAQSSDAVSWSVMKLRLISFQHFPRSQEVSAERLARAGFYYTGEADRVRCFSCNATVEDWKSGDAPLQRHQLASPACSFLSCAHGLNVLNDLSSDCAYNEEAESREFLLRTGEVVDETIYPNVPHMRSEEARLRTFSNWPANSPVQPCDLAEAGLYYLERDDIVQCFCCGGMLSGWERGDDAWGEHAKYYRNCSFILGHDVGNVPLSTPRPRVNGDRASLETFEGRLNSFSSRKHHIDHNRLARAGFYSTGDRDKVICFKCGGGVKDWMPDEDPWEEHARHYPGCSFLLEEKGKEYVSHVQLRYPIGQHSRSSQNGFSSQEGAKQSEIAQKAVEMGFDPIEVEKTILQKIRQNSEGYTSIEALIEDLSGQENDSDVPKKPEDPMKKLEKLQREKLCKVCMDSDIGIVFIPCGHLVTCQKCSDSLDKCPICFATITQKIKTYNA, via the exons ACACTTTGTTGCTGCAGTTATGGCACAATCTAGTGATGCAGTCAGCTGGTCAGTAATGAAATTGCGGCTAATTTCCTTCCAGCACTTCCCTCGTTCTCAAGAAGTTTCTGCAGAGCGACTGGCCCGGGCAGGGTTTTATTACACAGGAGAAGCAGACAGAGTGCGCTGTTTTAGTTGCAATGCTACAGTGGAGGACTGGAAAAGTGGGGATGCCCCATTGCAGAGGCATCAGCTAGCATCTCCTGCCTGCTCATTCCTCAGTTGTGCTCACGGCTTGAATGTTCTGAATGACTTGTCCAGTGACTGTGCTTATAACGAAGAGGCAGAATCCAGGGAGTTCCTCCTCCGCACGGGAGAGGTGGTGGACGAGACCATATATCCCAATGTGCCACAcatgaggagtgaggaagctcGGCTGAGAACTTTCAGTAACTGGCCCGCAAACtctccagtccagccctgcgatCTGGCCGAAGCAGGGCTGTATTACCTTGAGAGGGATGACATTGTGCAGTGTTTCTGTTGTGGGGGGATGCTTTCAGGATGGGAGAGGGGCGATGATGCCTGGGGTGAACATGCAAAGTACTACCGAAATTGCTCCTTTATCTTAGGCCATGATGTGGGCAACGTGCCACTGTCAACACCCAGACCCAGGGTGAATGGTGACAGGGCCTCTCTTGAGACTTTTGAGGGGCGCCTTAATAGTTTCAGTAGCAGAAAACACCACATAGACCACAACAGACTGGCCCGAGCTGGCTTCTACAGTACAG GAGACAGAGACAAAGTGATCTGCTTTAAGTGTGGAGGAGGAGTGAAGGACTGGATGCCTGATGAGGATCCTTGGGAGGAGCATGCCAGGCACTATCCagg CTGCAGTTTCCTTTTGGAAGAAAAAGGAAAAGAATATGTCAGCCATGTGCAACTGAGATATCCTATAGGACAGCATTCA AGGTCAAGTCAGAATGGCTTTTCAAGTCAAGAGGGAG CCAAGCAGTCAGAGATTGCACAAAAGGCTGTTGAAATGGGTTTTGACCCAATCGAAGTGGAGAAAACCATTCTGCAGAAGATACGTCAGAACAGTGAAGGTTATACCTCAATAGAAGCACTTATTGAAGACCTCAgtggacaggagaatgattctgATGTACCTAAAAAACCag AGGACCCTATGAAGAAACTTGAGAAACTCCAGAGGGAGAAGCTCTGTAAAGTCTGCATGGACAGTGACATTGGCATCGTCTTCATTCCCTGTGGACACTTGGTTACTTGTCAAAAGTGCTCTGATTCTCTAGACAAGTGTCCCATCTGCTTTGCCACCATCACACAGAAGATAAAGACCTACAATGcctaa
- the LOC127659438 gene encoding E3 ubiquitin-protein ligase XIAP-like isoform X3 has product MAQSSDAVSWSVMKLRLISFQHFPRSQEVSAERLARAGFYYTGEADRVRCFSCNATVEDWKSGDAPLQRHQLASPACSFLSCAHGLNVLNDLSSDCAYNEEAESREFLLRTGEVVDETIYPNVPHMRSEEARLRTFSNWPANSPVQPCDLAEAGLYYLERDDIVQCFCCGGMLSGWERGDDAWGEHAKYYRNCSFILGHDVGNVPLSTPRPRVNGDRASLETFEGRLNSFSSRKHHIDHNRLARAGFYSTGDRDKVICFKCGGGVKDWMPDEDPWEEHARHYPGCSFLLEEKGKEYVSHVQLRYPIGQHSRSSQNGFSSQEGAKQSEIAQKAVEMGFDPIEVEKTILQKIRQNSEGYTSIEALIEDLSGQENDSDVPKKPEDPMKKLEKLQREKLCKVCMDSDIGIVFIPCGHLVTCQKCSDSLDKCPICFATITQKIKTYNA; this is encoded by the exons ATGGCACAATCTAGTGATGCAGTCAGCTGGTCAGTAATGAAATTGCGGCTAATTTCCTTCCAGCACTTCCCTCGTTCTCAAGAAGTTTCTGCAGAGCGACTGGCCCGGGCAGGGTTTTATTACACAGGAGAAGCAGACAGAGTGCGCTGTTTTAGTTGCAATGCTACAGTGGAGGACTGGAAAAGTGGGGATGCCCCATTGCAGAGGCATCAGCTAGCATCTCCTGCCTGCTCATTCCTCAGTTGTGCTCACGGCTTGAATGTTCTGAATGACTTGTCCAGTGACTGTGCTTATAACGAAGAGGCAGAATCCAGGGAGTTCCTCCTCCGCACGGGAGAGGTGGTGGACGAGACCATATATCCCAATGTGCCACAcatgaggagtgaggaagctcGGCTGAGAACTTTCAGTAACTGGCCCGCAAACtctccagtccagccctgcgatCTGGCCGAAGCAGGGCTGTATTACCTTGAGAGGGATGACATTGTGCAGTGTTTCTGTTGTGGGGGGATGCTTTCAGGATGGGAGAGGGGCGATGATGCCTGGGGTGAACATGCAAAGTACTACCGAAATTGCTCCTTTATCTTAGGCCATGATGTGGGCAACGTGCCACTGTCAACACCCAGACCCAGGGTGAATGGTGACAGGGCCTCTCTTGAGACTTTTGAGGGGCGCCTTAATAGTTTCAGTAGCAGAAAACACCACATAGACCACAACAGACTGGCCCGAGCTGGCTTCTACAGTACAG GAGACAGAGACAAAGTGATCTGCTTTAAGTGTGGAGGAGGAGTGAAGGACTGGATGCCTGATGAGGATCCTTGGGAGGAGCATGCCAGGCACTATCCagg CTGCAGTTTCCTTTTGGAAGAAAAAGGAAAAGAATATGTCAGCCATGTGCAACTGAGATATCCTATAGGACAGCATTCA AGGTCAAGTCAGAATGGCTTTTCAAGTCAAGAGGGAG CCAAGCAGTCAGAGATTGCACAAAAGGCTGTTGAAATGGGTTTTGACCCAATCGAAGTGGAGAAAACCATTCTGCAGAAGATACGTCAGAACAGTGAAGGTTATACCTCAATAGAAGCACTTATTGAAGACCTCAgtggacaggagaatgattctgATGTACCTAAAAAACCag AGGACCCTATGAAGAAACTTGAGAAACTCCAGAGGGAGAAGCTCTGTAAAGTCTGCATGGACAGTGACATTGGCATCGTCTTCATTCCCTGTGGACACTTGGTTACTTGTCAAAAGTGCTCTGATTCTCTAGACAAGTGTCCCATCTGCTTTGCCACCATCACACAGAAGATAAAGACCTACAATGcctaa